The Streptomyces sp. P9-A4 genome contains a region encoding:
- a CDS encoding acyl-CoA dehydrogenase family protein, with product MHLEYTPAQNSLRTELRAYFAELVPDDVHSRYADPAAQKRFYRETVRRLGADRWLGVGWPTEYGGRGLTPMEQFIFFDEAAQAGVPLPLMALNTVGPTIMRYGTDEQKACFLPRILSGEIDFAIGYSEPDAGTDLAALKTRAVREGDTYVVNGQKIWTTNGDTADWVWLAVRTDPEAAPHKGITMLLVPTSDPGYSCTIINTLASHDTTASYYDDVRVPESHRVGEENKGWRLITNQLNHERVTLAAHGTMAIRAFHDVQRWAAATPLTDGRRVIDLPWVRRALARTHVRLDAMKLLNWQMVNAVQNGTLTPQDASAVKVYGSEARRDAYAALMEVVAAAGALKEGSAGAVLHGELERGYRSAVIFTFGGGNNEIQREIISWIGLGMPRVRR from the coding sequence ATGCACCTCGAGTACACGCCCGCCCAGAACAGCCTGCGCACCGAGCTGCGCGCCTACTTCGCCGAACTGGTCCCGGACGACGTCCACAGCCGGTACGCGGACCCGGCCGCCCAGAAGCGCTTCTACCGCGAGACCGTGCGCCGGCTCGGCGCCGACCGCTGGCTCGGGGTGGGCTGGCCCACCGAGTACGGGGGTCGCGGACTGACCCCGATGGAGCAGTTCATCTTCTTCGACGAGGCGGCGCAGGCCGGCGTACCGCTGCCCCTGATGGCGCTGAACACGGTCGGCCCGACGATCATGCGGTACGGCACCGACGAGCAGAAGGCGTGCTTCCTGCCGCGCATCCTCTCCGGCGAGATCGACTTCGCCATCGGGTACAGCGAACCCGACGCGGGCACCGACCTGGCCGCCCTGAAGACCCGCGCGGTGCGGGAAGGGGACACGTACGTCGTCAACGGCCAGAAGATCTGGACGACGAACGGCGACACCGCCGACTGGGTCTGGCTCGCCGTCCGCACGGACCCCGAGGCCGCACCCCACAAGGGCATCACCATGCTCCTCGTCCCCACGAGCGACCCCGGCTACTCCTGCACCATCATCAACACGCTTGCCTCGCACGACACCACCGCGAGCTACTACGACGACGTCCGGGTCCCCGAGTCCCACCGGGTGGGCGAGGAGAACAAGGGCTGGCGGCTCATCACCAACCAGCTCAACCACGAACGCGTCACCCTCGCGGCCCACGGCACGATGGCGATACGCGCCTTCCACGACGTGCAGCGCTGGGCCGCCGCGACCCCGCTCACCGACGGCCGGCGCGTGATCGACCTCCCCTGGGTCCGCCGTGCCCTGGCCCGCACCCACGTCCGGCTCGACGCGATGAAGCTCCTGAACTGGCAGATGGTGAACGCCGTCCAGAACGGCACCCTCACCCCCCAGGACGCCTCGGCCGTCAAGGTCTATGGCTCCGAGGCCCGCCGTGACGCGTACGCGGCCCTGATGGAGGTCGTGGCCGCCGCGGGCGCGCTGAAGGAGGGCTCGGCGGGCGCGGTCCTCCACGGCGAACTCGAACGCGGCTACCGCTCGGCCGTCATCTTCACCTTCGGCGGCGGCAACAACGAGATCCAGCGCGAGATCATCTCCTGGATCGGCCTGGGCATGCCGAGGGTCCGCCGATAG
- a CDS encoding ArsR/SmtB family transcription factor produces the protein MSGTMNAQLIDRAAAESYATWFKALSDPTRVQILNLLALASEPMSVGEIVDRMNIGQSTVSHHLKLLADVRFVLRERQGTSMLYTINVACVACFPSAADAVMGRPAASA, from the coding sequence ATGAGCGGTACGATGAATGCCCAGCTGATCGACCGAGCGGCAGCCGAGTCCTATGCGACCTGGTTCAAAGCCCTCTCCGATCCCACCCGTGTGCAGATCCTGAACCTTCTGGCGCTGGCCTCCGAGCCCATGAGCGTCGGGGAGATCGTGGACCGGATGAACATCGGGCAGTCCACTGTGTCGCACCATCTGAAGCTGCTCGCGGATGTCCGGTTCGTACTGCGTGAACGTCAGGGCACCTCGATGCTGTACACGATCAACGTCGCTTGCGTGGCCTGCTTCCCCAGCGCCGCAGACGCCGTCATGGGCCGCCCGGCGGCCTCCGCGTAG
- a CDS encoding ArsO family NAD(P)H-dependent flavin-containing monooxygenase produces MSKALDIVVIGGGQAGLAAGYHLRRLGGLDFAVLDAQPTPGGAWQHTWDSLHLFSPAAYSSLPGRLMPPRQGETYPDAAHVVEYLTDYEQRYELPVHRPVRVQAVRRDGEHLRVETDAGTWRARAVVSATGTWSRPFLPSVPGRGAFQGRQLHTVEYRTPGEFAGMRIVVAGGGNSGAQIAADLAYATDLTWVTRRPARFLADDIDGRALFDHATARRRALDEGRADAGGVASLGDIVAVPPVREARDAGLLKAQPMFTRLTRTGVEWADGTRADADAIIWCTGFRPALAHLAPLGLRGTHGHIPTRGTEAVGEPRLHLLGYGDWTGPASATLVGVGRPAREAARSIGALLR; encoded by the coding sequence ATGAGCAAGGCACTCGACATCGTCGTGATCGGTGGCGGTCAGGCGGGACTTGCCGCCGGCTATCACCTGCGGCGCCTCGGCGGCCTCGATTTCGCCGTCCTGGACGCTCAGCCCACGCCGGGCGGGGCCTGGCAGCACACATGGGACTCGCTGCACCTCTTCTCGCCGGCCGCCTACTCGTCTCTGCCCGGTCGCCTCATGCCGCCGCGGCAGGGGGAGACCTACCCCGACGCCGCCCACGTCGTCGAGTACCTGACCGACTACGAGCAGCGCTACGAGCTTCCCGTTCATCGGCCCGTTCGAGTTCAGGCGGTCCGCCGCGACGGCGAGCACCTTCGCGTCGAGACCGACGCCGGTACCTGGCGGGCCCGTGCCGTCGTCAGCGCCACCGGAACGTGGTCACGGCCGTTCCTTCCCTCCGTCCCGGGCCGCGGCGCCTTCCAGGGGCGGCAGCTCCACACCGTCGAGTACCGCACTCCCGGCGAGTTCGCCGGAATGCGGATCGTCGTCGCCGGAGGCGGGAACTCCGGAGCGCAGATAGCCGCCGATCTCGCGTACGCCACCGACCTCACCTGGGTCACCCGACGACCCGCGCGGTTCCTCGCCGACGACATCGACGGCCGTGCCCTCTTCGACCATGCCACCGCCCGCCGTCGTGCCCTCGACGAGGGCCGCGCGGACGCGGGGGGTGTGGCCTCGCTCGGCGACATCGTCGCCGTACCGCCCGTGCGTGAAGCCCGTGACGCCGGACTCCTGAAGGCGCAACCGATGTTCACGCGGCTGACGAGGACCGGCGTCGAATGGGCCGACGGTACGCGCGCCGACGCCGACGCGATCATCTGGTGCACGGGCTTCCGCCCCGCGCTCGCCCATCTCGCTCCGCTCGGGCTCCGGGGGACGCACGGACACATTCCCACCCGGGGCACGGAAGCCGTCGGAGAGCCCCGTCTCCATCTGCTCGGGTACGGCGACTGGACCGGCCCGGCTTCGGCCACTCTCGTCGGCGTCGGCCGTCCCGCTCGCGAGGCCGCCCGGAGTATCGGGGCCCTTCTGCGATGA
- a CDS encoding ArsR/SmtB family transcription factor: MMTSVDTDLIRVLADPLRLRIVTLLARETLCTTHLVEETGAKQTNLSNHLRVLREAGVVETEPCGRFTYYRLKPDVIAQLAGQFADLADSARTAAENKRACP; encoded by the coding sequence ATGATGACGTCAGTCGATACTGATCTGATCAGGGTTCTGGCCGATCCGCTCAGGCTCCGGATCGTGACCCTGCTCGCCCGCGAGACCCTCTGCACCACCCACCTCGTCGAGGAGACGGGCGCCAAGCAGACCAACCTCTCCAACCACCTGCGGGTGCTGCGTGAGGCCGGCGTGGTGGAGACCGAGCCCTGCGGACGTTTCACGTACTACCGCTTGAAGCCGGACGTCATCGCCCAGCTCGCCGGTCAGTTCGCCGACCTGGCCGATTCCGCCCGTACCGCTGCCGAGAACAAGAGGGCCTGTCCGTGA
- a CDS encoding ArsR/SmtB family transcription factor: MATPLAGIPIEDVNEAHCAPCAPGRLIDRDEIETLTAQLKAMADQNRLQIIHLIDQAPAGELCVCDLTVSLDLAQPTVSRHLKILTTAGLLRREQRGTWAWFSIRWDALQGLREHAFPRGVDCSPF; the protein is encoded by the coding sequence ATGGCAACTCCGTTGGCGGGCATACCGATCGAGGACGTGAACGAGGCGCACTGTGCGCCCTGCGCCCCGGGGCGCCTGATCGACCGCGACGAGATCGAGACGCTGACCGCCCAGTTGAAGGCGATGGCCGACCAGAACCGTCTGCAGATCATCCACCTCATCGACCAGGCGCCTGCCGGAGAGCTCTGCGTCTGTGACCTGACGGTGTCACTCGACCTGGCGCAGCCCACGGTGAGCCGTCACCTGAAGATCCTCACCACGGCAGGCCTGCTGCGCCGCGAACAGCGGGGCACCTGGGCCTGGTTCTCGATCCGCTGGGACGCTCTTCAGGGGCTCAGGGAACATGCCTTCCCCCGAGGCGTCGACTGCTCACCGTTCTGA
- a CDS encoding ATP-grasp domain-containing protein: MAATSHPHSSTTEAPVLLLMGSGDRRYREYIVAAVARHFRLWLLDAHEPSWQLPYVEGTSLLDTKNLDELLAEAKKVMQQLPVAGVFTYDESLVHAAARLAEALGLPGSAPDAVLACRDKATTRARLTAADVPQPTCTPVSTAAEARSAADATGYPVVVKARGLAGSLGVVRADHGDAVEAAFEAASSANWPGVPRYEADVLVEEYLTGPEISVDAVVADAVCTPMTVARKQVGMDPYFEETGHTVDASDLLLGDPELLDQLDRIHKALGFEHGATHTEFKLTPKGPRLVEINARLGGDFIPLIGMLATGTDPAVAAAHVAAGLAPDTAPKARKTAAIRFLYPESDCEVVDVTVRTDLFGPTVHSAVATAGPGTRLALPPRAYMNRYGYVIAVGEDHEQVTADVEAAPTLVELRSRPLTD; encoded by the coding sequence ATGGCCGCCACGTCCCACCCTCACTCGTCCACCACCGAGGCACCGGTCCTGCTCCTCATGGGCAGCGGTGACCGCCGCTACCGGGAGTACATCGTGGCGGCGGTCGCCCGTCACTTCCGGCTGTGGCTCCTCGACGCACACGAGCCGAGCTGGCAACTGCCGTACGTGGAGGGGACCTCGCTCCTCGACACCAAGAACCTCGACGAACTCCTCGCCGAGGCGAAGAAGGTCATGCAACAGCTCCCCGTCGCGGGGGTCTTCACCTACGACGAGTCCCTCGTGCACGCCGCCGCGCGGCTGGCCGAAGCCCTCGGCCTGCCCGGAAGCGCGCCCGACGCGGTGCTCGCCTGCCGCGACAAGGCGACCACCCGGGCGCGGCTGACGGCCGCCGACGTACCGCAGCCGACGTGCACCCCGGTCTCCACGGCTGCCGAGGCCCGCAGCGCGGCCGACGCGACCGGATACCCCGTGGTGGTCAAGGCCCGAGGCCTCGCCGGCAGCCTCGGTGTCGTCAGGGCCGACCACGGTGACGCCGTCGAAGCGGCCTTCGAGGCGGCCAGCTCCGCCAACTGGCCCGGAGTGCCCCGCTACGAAGCGGACGTCCTGGTGGAGGAGTACCTCACCGGCCCCGAGATCAGCGTCGACGCGGTCGTGGCCGACGCTGTGTGCACCCCCATGACCGTGGCGCGCAAGCAGGTCGGCATGGACCCGTACTTCGAGGAGACCGGCCACACCGTGGACGCCTCCGACCTCCTCCTCGGCGACCCCGAGCTCCTCGACCAGCTGGACCGCATCCACAAGGCGCTCGGCTTCGAACACGGCGCCACGCACACCGAGTTCAAGCTCACGCCCAAGGGGCCCCGCCTCGTCGAGATCAACGCGCGCCTGGGAGGCGACTTCATCCCCCTCATCGGGATGCTCGCCACCGGCACCGATCCGGCCGTCGCCGCCGCCCACGTGGCCGCCGGACTCGCCCCGGACACCGCGCCGAAGGCACGGAAGACCGCCGCCATCAGGTTCCTCTACCCGGAGAGCGACTGCGAGGTCGTCGACGTGACCGTGCGGACCGACCTCTTCGGGCCCACGGTGCACAGCGCGGTCGCGACGGCCGGCCCGGGAACCCGGCTTGCCCTCCCGCCCCGGGCGTACATGAACCGGTACGGCTACGTCATCGCCGTTGGCGAGGACCACGAGCAGGTGACGGCAGACGTGGAGGCCGCGCCCACCCTGGTCGAACTGCGGTCGCGCCCCCTGACCGACTGA
- the arsB gene encoding ACR3 family arsenite efflux transporter, translating to MSSTQTPAPAANSSVVAKLSTLDRFLAVWILLAMGLGLGLGRLIPGLNDGLAEVEIGGISLPIAVGLLVMMYPVLAKVRYDRLDAVTGDRRLMVSSLVINWVVGPALMFALAWTFLPDLPEYRTGLIIVGLARCIAMVIIWNDLACGDHEAAAVLVALNSVFQVLAFGVLGWFYLDLLPGWLGLGEGETLDISMGKIALNVVVFLGVPLVAGFLTRRIGEKRLGRESYEATFLPKIGPWALYGLLFTIVILFALQGKTITSQPLDVARIALPLLVYFAVMWFGTFALGKAIGLRYDRTATLAFTAAGNNFELAIAVAIATFGVTSGQALSGVVGPLIEVPVLVALVYVSLLWRKKFAPAQQ from the coding sequence GTGAGCTCGACCCAAACGCCCGCTCCGGCGGCGAATTCCTCGGTCGTCGCGAAGCTGTCGACGCTCGACCGCTTCCTCGCCGTCTGGATCCTCCTCGCCATGGGCCTCGGCCTCGGGCTCGGGCGGCTGATCCCGGGCTTGAACGACGGGCTGGCCGAGGTCGAGATCGGCGGCATCTCGCTGCCGATCGCCGTCGGTCTGCTGGTCATGATGTACCCGGTCCTCGCCAAGGTCCGGTACGACCGCCTCGACGCCGTCACCGGAGACCGGAGGCTCATGGTCTCGTCGCTCGTCATCAACTGGGTCGTCGGCCCGGCGCTCATGTTCGCCCTCGCGTGGACCTTCCTGCCGGACCTTCCCGAGTACCGCACGGGCCTGATCATCGTGGGCCTGGCGCGCTGCATCGCCATGGTGATCATCTGGAACGACCTGGCCTGCGGCGACCACGAGGCCGCCGCGGTGCTCGTCGCCCTGAACTCGGTCTTCCAGGTCCTCGCCTTCGGCGTCCTGGGCTGGTTCTACCTCGACCTGCTCCCCGGGTGGCTGGGCCTCGGCGAGGGCGAGACGCTCGACATCTCCATGGGGAAGATCGCCCTGAACGTCGTCGTCTTCCTCGGCGTCCCGCTGGTGGCCGGGTTCCTCACCCGCCGGATCGGTGAGAAGCGCCTGGGCCGGGAGTCGTACGAAGCGACGTTCCTGCCGAAGATCGGACCGTGGGCGCTCTACGGGCTGCTCTTCACGATCGTCATCCTCTTCGCCCTCCAGGGGAAGACGATCACCTCGCAGCCGCTGGACGTCGCGCGGATCGCGCTGCCGCTTCTCGTCTACTTCGCGGTCATGTGGTTCGGCACCTTCGCACTGGGCAAGGCCATCGGCCTGCGCTACGACCGCACCGCCACCCTCGCCTTCACCGCCGCCGGCAACAACTTCGAACTCGCCATCGCCGTCGCCATCGCCACCTTCGGAGTGACCAGCGGACAGGCGCTCTCCGGAGTCGTCGGCCCCCTCATCGAGGTCCCGGTCCTGGTCGCACTCGTGTACGTGTCGCTGCTCTGGCGCAAGAAGTTCGCCCCTGCCCAGCAGTAG
- a CDS encoding arsenate reductase ArsC, whose translation MTTAPLATVLFVCVHNAGRSQMAAGFLGHLAGDRVEVSSAGSIPGDQVNPAAVEAMREVGIDISDRKPKVLTTEAVQASDYVITMGCGDACPVFPGKTYLDWALEDPAGQGVEAVRPIRDEIKVLIEGLIAEIEAKREA comes from the coding sequence ATGACCACCGCTCCGCTCGCCACCGTCCTCTTCGTCTGCGTCCACAACGCCGGCCGCTCCCAGATGGCCGCCGGATTCCTCGGCCACCTGGCCGGCGACCGCGTCGAGGTCAGCTCCGCGGGTTCGATTCCGGGCGACCAGGTCAACCCGGCCGCGGTCGAGGCGATGCGGGAGGTCGGTATCGACATCTCCGACCGGAAGCCGAAGGTCCTGACCACCGAGGCCGTTCAGGCGTCCGACTACGTCATCACCATGGGCTGCGGCGACGCCTGTCCGGTCTTTCCTGGCAAGACGTACCTCGACTGGGCCCTGGAGGACCCGGCCGGCCAGGGTGTCGAGGCCGTCCGTCCGATCCGCGACGAGATCAAGGTCCTGATCGAGGGCCTCATCGCCGAGATCGAGGCGAAGCGGGAGGCGTGA
- the pstC gene encoding phosphate ABC transporter permease subunit PstC: MSVLLILTVLLGYLVTGIASGTVDWAALLTSSTWSPGNLAFGGLAMIYGSAVVCVLALVLAVPVGWAAAVALSEYLPPRIAKPLRLSIELLAAVPSIVYGLIGIMVIRPFVADLGDVPGGDSLLAAGIVLAVMIMPTIVAVSVDALAAVPGRYREAAYSLGLTRREVVRSAVLPRARPGMRAGVLLGLARALGEAIAVFMVIGRADDRLPESLGDVFSFLVRPGQTLTTKLAGPEPMLAGTSGPYFAALCGLGIILLTLVAVATVWGTRGSTGRTARAVRVRRPSAWLRTPKDRLTTVVRLGALLLPGALLLGMLGILLARGGAALNPVFWFTASEGAAGGGIRDQILGTLLLLATTALIALPLGYGAGIVIGTRASAKSARVLETLTVAVGGTPTILLGLAGYVLFCTTMGWGRSWLAGAVVLVPVVIPVVALTTAGRIRSMPAEITEAALALGLTGSQYVRSVVIPYTWPATLTGLLLGLARAAGETAPLIFTATVFFGAPALPTGVVNAPVQALPTHIFTLSQDSGAPEAIAQAWGSALVLVLITAGLLSLAVLLRNRFEGARRWTT; this comes from the coding sequence CTGTCCGTGCTGCTCATCCTCACGGTCCTGCTCGGCTACCTGGTCACGGGCATCGCGAGCGGAACCGTCGACTGGGCGGCGCTGCTCACGTCGTCCACCTGGAGTCCGGGGAACCTCGCCTTCGGCGGACTGGCCATGATCTACGGATCGGCGGTCGTGTGCGTCCTGGCCCTGGTGCTCGCCGTCCCGGTCGGCTGGGCGGCGGCCGTCGCCCTGTCCGAGTACCTGCCTCCCCGGATCGCCAAGCCGCTGCGCCTGAGCATCGAACTCCTGGCAGCGGTCCCCTCCATCGTCTACGGCCTGATCGGCATCATGGTGATCCGGCCGTTCGTGGCGGACCTCGGTGACGTGCCGGGCGGCGACAGCCTGCTCGCCGCCGGCATCGTCCTCGCCGTGATGATCATGCCGACGATCGTGGCGGTCAGCGTGGACGCGCTGGCCGCCGTACCCGGCCGGTACCGGGAGGCCGCGTACTCGCTCGGCCTGACCCGCCGCGAGGTCGTCCGGTCCGCCGTCCTGCCCCGGGCCCGTCCGGGCATGCGGGCCGGCGTCCTCCTCGGTCTGGCCCGGGCACTGGGTGAGGCCATCGCGGTCTTCATGGTCATCGGCCGCGCCGACGACCGGCTCCCCGAGTCGCTCGGGGACGTCTTCTCCTTCCTCGTGCGCCCCGGCCAGACGCTCACCACCAAGCTGGCCGGCCCCGAGCCGATGCTCGCGGGTACCTCCGGCCCGTACTTCGCGGCGCTGTGCGGGCTCGGCATCATCCTGCTGACCCTGGTCGCCGTCGCCACCGTGTGGGGCACACGCGGCTCCACGGGACGTACGGCACGCGCCGTACGTGTCCGGCGGCCCTCCGCGTGGCTGCGCACTCCGAAGGACCGGCTCACCACCGTGGTCCGGCTCGGGGCTCTGCTGCTGCCGGGAGCCCTCCTCCTCGGCATGCTCGGCATCCTGCTGGCCCGCGGCGGCGCGGCACTCAACCCGGTCTTCTGGTTCACGGCCTCCGAGGGCGCGGCGGGGGGCGGCATACGCGACCAGATCCTCGGCACCCTCCTGCTCCTCGCGACCACGGCGCTGATCGCACTGCCGCTCGGCTACGGAGCGGGCATCGTGATCGGCACGCGTGCCTCCGCGAAATCCGCCCGCGTGCTGGAGACGCTGACCGTGGCGGTCGGCGGAACTCCCACCATCCTGCTGGGCCTCGCCGGGTACGTCCTCTTCTGCACGACCATGGGCTGGGGTCGTTCCTGGCTGGCCGGCGCCGTGGTACTGGTGCCCGTGGTGATCCCGGTGGTCGCCCTCACCACAGCGGGCCGGATCCGGAGCATGCCGGCGGAGATCACCGAGGCCGCACTCGCACTGGGCCTCACCGGCTCCCAGTACGTCCGCTCCGTGGTCATCCCGTACACCTGGCCGGCCACGCTCACCGGCCTGCTGCTCGGCCTGGCGCGCGCGGCGGGAGAGACGGCCCCCCTGATCTTCACCGCCACGGTGTTCTTCGGGGCCCCCGCTCTCCCGACCGGCGTCGTCAACGCTCCGGTCCAGGCCCTGCCCACGCACATCTTCACCCTGTCTCAGGACTCGGGCGCCCCCGAGGCGATCGCCCAGGCGTGGGGCAGCGCCCTCGTCCTGGTCCTGATCACCGCGGGCCTGCTCAGCCTGGCGGTCCTCCTGCGCAACCGCTTCGAAGGAGCACGACGATGGACGACGTGA